A stretch of the Comamonas testosteroni TK102 genome encodes the following:
- a CDS encoding TonB-dependent receptor domain-containing protein produces MYQRFSNSSAHSLRRSPKSALARAIEALQPAGRGLALGTGLGLLACSPLVFAQSEAAKQESSLAEVTVSATGMAAGDMATPVQVLGEEELRLRRAATLGETLAAEPGINASHFGAGASRPVIRGMDGARVSVLSDGSELLDASTVSPDHAVTTEPLLARQIEVLRGPSALLYSPGAMGGVVNVLDGKIPTQAPEKGLEGSAEVQAGTAAGMSAGAFSLTTATPLKNDNGQLVLHAEGVARNAGDYRVGSGWGQSKVPGSFSRGNTGSVGLSWVGNQGYLGLAYTRQQAKYGLPGHQHSFEGCHAHGDHLHCGSHDGHDHDHGHEESGSVPVVDLTSERWDLRGEWRKPAAGIAALRLRGGLTNYRHDEIEDGSVATQFRNKAHDLRLEMEHEPISGWRGTLGLQTLKRRFSATGEEAYVQPTDTQRHSLYLLEEYRWQDWSFQGALRHDRQRVEAELSNERRSHSATSASLGTVWKFQPGYSASASFTSGSRMPTAEELFANGLHMATATYEIGNPNLSRERSQALDLGLAKTTGDTTWKLNAYHYRINGYIYGATLDAHEGLQLLQYTQGNARFTGWEAQLSQRLSRELSLSVFGDGVRARLEDGSALPRIPALRAGLRVNARLAGWDTMAEWTQVLRQNRTAQYETQTPGYGMLNLGASYLWKSGGNQWQFYVKGQNLTNRLAYAATSFIKSAAPLTGRNLVVGLRMDF; encoded by the coding sequence ATGTATCAACGTTTTTCGAATTCTTCCGCCCATTCCTTGCGCCGCTCCCCCAAGTCGGCTCTGGCCCGCGCCATAGAGGCGCTGCAGCCGGCAGGGCGCGGACTGGCCCTGGGTACGGGCCTGGGCCTGCTGGCCTGCTCACCCCTGGTCTTTGCGCAGTCCGAGGCGGCCAAGCAGGAGTCCAGCCTGGCAGAGGTGACCGTGTCGGCGACCGGCATGGCCGCCGGCGATATGGCCACGCCCGTCCAGGTGCTCGGCGAAGAGGAACTGCGTCTGCGCCGCGCTGCAACCCTGGGCGAGACCCTGGCGGCCGAGCCCGGCATCAATGCCAGCCATTTCGGCGCAGGAGCCAGCCGGCCCGTGATTCGCGGCATGGATGGCGCGCGGGTCTCTGTGCTCAGCGATGGTTCGGAGTTGCTCGATGCATCGACCGTCAGCCCTGACCATGCGGTGACCACCGAGCCTTTGCTGGCCAGGCAGATCGAAGTGCTACGCGGCCCTTCGGCCTTGCTTTACAGTCCTGGCGCCATGGGTGGCGTGGTGAATGTGCTGGATGGCAAGATTCCGACCCAGGCGCCCGAGAAGGGCCTGGAAGGTTCGGCCGAGGTGCAGGCCGGCACGGCTGCAGGCATGTCAGCAGGTGCGTTCTCCCTGACCACGGCCACACCGCTGAAGAACGATAACGGGCAGCTGGTGCTGCATGCGGAAGGCGTGGCGCGCAACGCGGGAGACTATCGCGTGGGCAGCGGCTGGGGCCAGAGCAAGGTTCCGGGCAGCTTCAGCCGTGGCAACACGGGCAGCGTGGGCCTGTCCTGGGTAGGCAATCAAGGCTACCTGGGCCTGGCCTATACGCGTCAGCAGGCCAAGTACGGCTTGCCCGGGCATCAGCACAGCTTCGAAGGCTGCCACGCACATGGCGATCATCTGCATTGCGGCTCCCATGACGGGCACGACCATGATCATGGTCATGAGGAAAGTGGCAGCGTGCCCGTGGTCGATCTGACCAGCGAGCGCTGGGATCTGCGCGGCGAATGGCGCAAGCCCGCAGCTGGCATCGCCGCACTGCGTTTGCGTGGCGGCCTGACCAATTACCGCCATGACGAGATCGAGGACGGCAGCGTTGCCACCCAGTTCAGAAACAAGGCCCATGACCTGCGCCTGGAGATGGAGCATGAGCCCATCTCCGGCTGGCGTGGCACGCTGGGTCTGCAAACCCTCAAGCGCCGCTTCAGCGCTACCGGCGAGGAGGCCTATGTGCAGCCCACGGATACCCAGCGTCACAGCCTCTATCTGCTGGAGGAATACCGTTGGCAGGATTGGAGCTTTCAGGGAGCCTTGCGCCACGACCGCCAACGTGTGGAGGCCGAGCTGAGCAACGAGCGGCGCAGCCACAGCGCCACTTCGGCATCGCTGGGCACGGTCTGGAAGTTCCAGCCCGGCTACAGCGCATCGGCTTCGTTCACCAGCGGCAGCCGCATGCCCACGGCGGAAGAGCTGTTTGCCAACGGTCTGCACATGGCCACGGCAACCTACGAGATCGGCAATCCCAATCTGTCGCGCGAGCGCTCGCAGGCACTGGACCTGGGCCTGGCCAAGACGACCGGTGATACGACCTGGAAGCTCAATGCGTATCACTACCGCATCAATGGCTATATCTACGGCGCCACGCTGGATGCCCACGAAGGGCTGCAACTGCTGCAATACACCCAGGGCAATGCGCGCTTTACGGGTTGGGAGGCCCAGCTGAGCCAGCGCCTGAGTCGCGAGTTGAGCCTGAGCGTGTTTGGCGATGGCGTGCGTGCGCGTCTGGAAGACGGCTCGGCGCTGCCACGCATCCCGGCCTTGCGCGCGGGCCTGCGTGTGAATGCGCGTCTGGCCGGCTGGGACACCATGGCTGAATGGACCCAGGTGCTGCGCCAGAACCGTACGGCCCAGTATGAAACCCAGACGCCGGGCTACGGCATGCTGAACCTGGGCGCCAGCTACCTCTGGAAGAGCGGCGGCAACCAGTGGCAGTTCTATGTCAAGGGCCAGAACCTGACCAACCGTCTGGCCTATGCGGCAACCTCGTTCATCAAGAGTGCTGCCCCGTTGACAGGTCGCAATCTGGTGGTCGGTCTGAGAATGGACTTCTGA
- a CDS encoding tyrosine-type recombinase/integrase, which translates to MQEESTQDQQSPDPSALPTGSQLFRDWLEHEGSKSWDALDTSPDGNYEKVWQAWLMHLSGHAAIGDKKRPTSRPRSSKSWHQASELDVQSFLQIRDGQRAHHHPERKISPVTRRRYWRLLERIYEHAMEHGWIGANPATGIEPAERPPSEDGKGHCLPPLLWQSLPRHFPSADDYQDARDRAIVLLLYEMALAPEEVRCLLWKNLLSSADQVWVGSSESIANGESPLPRYLQIEGGRNAQQRLLELPDSVAQALQSWRRFSAAQRGPSVIDGSHIVFYSRRGGELSVRMLFHVASQIIQRAHQAQPEDSQKFPLQRVGPQVLRNTAIVQWLRAGVPESEVIARIGVDSTRSLRHLQHYL; encoded by the coding sequence ATGCAAGAAGAAAGCACTCAGGATCAGCAGTCTCCAGATCCATCCGCCTTGCCAACCGGTAGCCAGCTGTTTCGCGACTGGCTCGAGCATGAGGGCAGCAAGAGCTGGGATGCGCTGGACACCTCTCCAGACGGCAACTACGAAAAGGTCTGGCAGGCCTGGTTGATGCATCTGTCCGGACACGCTGCTATCGGCGATAAAAAGCGCCCTACCAGCAGACCGCGATCTTCAAAGTCCTGGCATCAGGCAAGCGAGCTGGATGTGCAGAGCTTCCTGCAGATACGCGACGGACAACGCGCCCACCACCACCCCGAGCGCAAGATCAGTCCGGTCACCCGCCGCCGCTACTGGCGGCTGCTGGAGCGTATCTATGAGCATGCGATGGAACATGGCTGGATCGGCGCCAACCCTGCAACGGGTATCGAGCCGGCCGAACGCCCTCCATCCGAGGACGGCAAGGGCCATTGTCTGCCTCCCCTGCTCTGGCAATCGCTGCCAAGACATTTTCCCAGCGCAGACGATTATCAGGACGCACGCGACCGTGCCATAGTGCTGCTGCTCTACGAGATGGCTCTGGCCCCCGAGGAGGTGCGCTGCCTGCTATGGAAGAACCTGCTTTCAAGTGCCGATCAGGTCTGGGTGGGCAGCTCGGAAAGCATTGCGAACGGAGAATCGCCTCTGCCCCGCTACCTGCAGATAGAAGGTGGCAGAAATGCTCAGCAACGGCTGCTTGAGCTGCCCGACTCCGTGGCCCAGGCGCTGCAAAGCTGGAGGAGATTCAGCGCCGCACAGCGCGGGCCGTCCGTGATTGACGGCAGCCATATCGTCTTCTACTCGCGCCGTGGCGGCGAGTTGTCGGTACGCATGCTGTTCCATGTGGCCTCGCAGATCATCCAGCGCGCCCATCAGGCCCAGCCCGAGGACAGCCAGAAATTTCCGCTGCAGCGCGTGGGGCCGCAGGTACTGCGCAACACAGCCATCGTGCAATGGCTGCGCGCCGGCGTGCCCGAATCGGAAGTGATTGCCAGGATCGGTGTGGACAGCACTCGTTCCCTGCGCCATCTGCAGCACTATCTATAG
- the pdxH gene encoding pyridoxamine 5'-phosphate oxidase: MSSLSSSIADLRKSYERAELSESASDPNPLQQFDQWLQEAVNAQVPEPNAMTVATVSEDLRPSTRIVLIKGYDERGIVWYTNYDSRKGRQLAGNPFAALQFHWVELERVVRIEGRVEKVSAEESDAYFASRPLDSRIGAWASPQSQVISGRSVLVANAAKYSAQFLLNPPRPAHWGGFRLVPERWEFWQGRKSRLHDRLSYQQEGQQWVRERLAP, encoded by the coding sequence ATGAGCAGCCTATCTTCATCCATTGCCGATCTGCGCAAAAGCTATGAACGCGCAGAGTTGAGCGAATCCGCTTCCGACCCCAATCCCCTGCAGCAGTTCGATCAATGGCTGCAGGAGGCTGTCAATGCCCAGGTACCCGAGCCCAACGCCATGACCGTGGCAACCGTGAGCGAAGACCTGCGGCCCAGCACGCGCATCGTGCTGATCAAAGGCTATGACGAACGCGGCATTGTCTGGTACACCAATTACGACAGCCGCAAGGGCCGGCAACTGGCAGGCAATCCATTCGCGGCCCTGCAATTTCACTGGGTGGAGCTCGAGCGCGTGGTGCGCATCGAAGGCCGCGTGGAAAAAGTCAGCGCCGAGGAAAGCGATGCCTACTTTGCCAGCCGCCCGCTTGACTCCAGGATTGGCGCCTGGGCCAGTCCGCAAAGCCAGGTCATCAGCGGCCGCAGCGTGCTTGTAGCCAATGCCGCCAAATACAGCGCGCAGTTTTTGCTCAATCCTCCCCGGCCTGCTCATTGGGGCGGTTTCCGTCTGGTGCCCGAGCGCTGGGAATTCTGGCAGGGGCGCAAGAGCCGGCTTCATGACCGCCTGAGCTACCAACAGGAAGGTCAGCAGTGGGTTCGCGAACGGCTGGCGCCCTAA
- a CDS encoding nucleotidyltransferase family protein: MLGGNMNQEVLRAPSIDPGQPCVLVLAAGRGDRFLASGGTSHKLQAMLGLQTVLQNTLAAVQASGLPWHLERGPHPGMGDSIAAAVKATAGANGWLILPADLPLIQASTLQQLALQLAQLESRERRVIQPFYQGQKGHPVAFSRAAAQELVELSGDLGAASIVRNAAENQRLQRWDCDDIGCVLDVDTVQALEEARRIWQQRNS; this comes from the coding sequence ATGCTCGGCGGCAATATGAATCAAGAAGTGCTGCGCGCTCCCTCAATCGATCCAGGTCAGCCTTGTGTGCTGGTTCTCGCTGCGGGCAGAGGCGATCGATTTCTCGCATCAGGCGGCACCAGCCACAAGCTTCAAGCCATGCTGGGCCTGCAAACCGTTCTGCAAAACACTCTGGCTGCAGTGCAGGCCTCCGGTCTGCCCTGGCATCTGGAACGCGGGCCGCATCCTGGCATGGGCGACAGCATTGCAGCAGCCGTCAAGGCCACAGCCGGCGCCAATGGCTGGCTGATCCTGCCTGCAGATCTGCCCTTGATTCAAGCCAGCACGCTGCAACAACTGGCTTTGCAGCTGGCACAGCTGGAGAGTCGTGAGCGGCGTGTGATCCAACCTTTTTATCAGGGCCAGAAGGGCCATCCTGTGGCTTTCAGTCGTGCCGCCGCGCAGGAACTTGTTGAGCTGAGTGGCGATCTGGGCGCAGCCTCCATCGTGCGCAACGCGGCGGAGAATCAGCGTCTGCAGCGCTGGGACTGCGATGACATAGGCTGCGTGCTTGATGTGGACACCGTGCAGGCCTTGGAAGAGGCGCGCAGGATCTGGCAGCAGCGCAATTCCTGA
- a CDS encoding superoxide dismutase family protein, with protein MSPNRVASLFSHPAWAGLTIVASLAMTACSTSSNTAAPSSSEAAPAASPGKGVQSIARLEATKGSQVTGTVQFFPQPDGSVRVRGRVEGLAPNTEHGFHVHEKGDCSSGDGLSAGGHFNPGQQAHGKFGDSKAHHTGDLPSLDADTQGVAVVDFVSKELKLDRGSNGILGRSLIVHNDPDDYTTQPTGNSGARLACAVIERGV; from the coding sequence ATGTCCCCCAACCGCGTTGCCTCCCTCTTTTCGCACCCTGCCTGGGCAGGTCTGACGATTGTTGCAAGCCTGGCCATGACAGCCTGCTCAACGAGCAGCAACACGGCAGCGCCCTCTTCTTCTGAAGCAGCTCCAGCGGCAAGTCCCGGGAAAGGCGTGCAGTCGATTGCACGCCTGGAAGCCACCAAGGGCAGCCAGGTAACGGGCACGGTGCAGTTCTTCCCGCAGCCTGACGGCAGCGTGCGAGTAAGAGGCCGTGTGGAAGGGCTGGCGCCGAATACCGAGCACGGCTTTCACGTCCATGAAAAAGGCGACTGCTCGAGCGGAGACGGCTTGAGCGCCGGTGGCCACTTCAACCCGGGACAGCAGGCGCATGGCAAATTCGGCGACAGCAAGGCCCATCACACCGGCGATTTGCCTAGCCTGGATGCTGATACCCAAGGTGTGGCAGTTGTCGATTTTGTGAGCAAGGAACTCAAGCTGGACAGAGGCAGCAACGGGATTCTGGGTCGATCGCTAATCGTGCACAACGATCCGGATGACTACACGACCCAGCCGACTGGTAATTCCGGCGCGCGCCTGGCTTGTGCCGTGATCGAACGCGGAGTCTAA
- a CDS encoding gamma-glutamylcyclotransferase, whose protein sequence is MSALPLLNHSMRDADQMLERALAQWGGDEDLWIFGYGSLIWRPEFDFSERRSAHVHGWHRALKMWSTINRGTPQVPGLVFGMLSGGSCQGMAFRIPRNQGDTVMRKLWLREMPNAVYDPRWLPCRTPHGAVKALAFTLSRQSPHHTGELAPDEYRRIFSQAQGIYGTTLDYAQATFEELQRLGIDDKALKRLLAYADFQQVGCPSFAAI, encoded by the coding sequence ATGTCCGCCCTGCCCTTGTTGAACCATTCCATGCGTGATGCTGACCAGATGCTGGAGCGGGCTCTGGCGCAGTGGGGAGGTGACGAGGATTTGTGGATTTTTGGCTATGGCTCCCTGATCTGGCGTCCCGAGTTCGACTTCAGCGAACGTCGCTCGGCCCATGTCCATGGTTGGCACCGTGCTCTCAAAATGTGGAGCACCATCAATCGTGGCACGCCCCAGGTGCCAGGCCTGGTGTTCGGCATGCTCTCTGGCGGCAGCTGCCAGGGGATGGCCTTCCGTATTCCGCGCAACCAAGGCGACACCGTGATGCGCAAGCTCTGGTTGCGCGAGATGCCCAATGCCGTCTATGACCCGCGCTGGCTGCCTTGCCGCACGCCCCATGGTGCCGTGAAGGCCCTGGCATTCACGCTCTCGCGCCAAAGCCCGCACCACACCGGCGAGCTGGCGCCGGATGAATACCGGCGCATCTTCTCTCAGGCCCAGGGCATATATGGCACAACACTGGACTATGCCCAGGCCACTTTTGAGGAGCTGCAACGACTGGGTATCGACGACAAGGCACTCAAGCGCCTGTTGGCCTACGCAGATTTCCAACAAGTCGGTTGCCCGTCTTTTGCTGCTATTTGA
- a CDS encoding OmpA family protein, with the protein MSFNSSDDDSQQRFALGFLFALIALVVSTVVGTVVYKRGISHAPKTEAAVSAPSATNVPVVVIEETARVIVENGVVKFYFVSGKAEVAAGANEALSDVVKGVAEGKRAVISGFHDATGSAEINAELAKQRAQAVQAALMALGVAEDKVELKKPEQTQADGSNAEARRVEVILAD; encoded by the coding sequence ATGTCCTTCAACAGCTCTGACGACGATAGCCAACAACGCTTTGCCCTGGGTTTTCTATTTGCCCTGATTGCTCTGGTTGTCTCCACCGTCGTCGGCACCGTCGTCTACAAGCGCGGTATTTCCCATGCACCCAAGACCGAAGCCGCAGTGTCCGCACCCAGCGCAACCAATGTGCCAGTGGTGGTGATTGAAGAAACCGCCCGCGTGATCGTGGAAAACGGCGTGGTCAAGTTCTACTTTGTCTCGGGCAAGGCTGAGGTGGCCGCTGGTGCCAATGAAGCGCTGAGCGACGTGGTCAAGGGCGTGGCCGAAGGCAAGCGCGCCGTGATCTCCGGTTTCCATGATGCAACCGGCAGTGCTGAAATCAATGCCGAGCTGGCCAAGCAACGTGCCCAGGCCGTGCAGGCCGCCCTGATGGCATTGGGCGTGGCGGAAGACAAGGTCGAGCTGAAGAAGCCAGAGCAGACCCAGGCCGATGGCTCCAACGCCGAAGCTCGCCGCGTGGAAGTGATTCTGGCCGACTGA
- a CDS encoding nuclear transport factor 2 family protein, translating into MSDAILAQLQQRLRYLEDIQSITTLKARYLRACDQKQPNAMRECFVKYGAVIEADGFPPFSDREEWVATFTRLAVANPFIQDMHHGHNPEIRFTGADSAKGLWDLDFCQINVKERTIVNLCGQYSDEYERINGCWQIRSMRFARRSVVMRQVDAGGIERVLALGQPPAAGFIESS; encoded by the coding sequence ATGAGTGATGCGATTCTGGCCCAACTTCAGCAGCGTTTGCGGTATCTTGAAGATATCCAGTCGATAACAACGTTGAAGGCTCGATACTTGCGGGCCTGCGATCAAAAGCAGCCGAACGCCATGCGTGAGTGCTTTGTGAAGTATGGCGCAGTCATCGAAGCCGACGGCTTTCCGCCTTTTTCGGATCGCGAAGAATGGGTTGCAACCTTCACCAGGCTGGCGGTTGCCAACCCTTTCATTCAGGATATGCATCACGGTCACAACCCTGAGATCCGCTTTACAGGTGCTGATAGTGCCAAAGGCCTGTGGGATCTGGATTTTTGCCAGATCAATGTCAAGGAACGCACCATCGTCAATCTCTGCGGCCAATACAGCGATGAATACGAACGCATCAACGGGTGCTGGCAGATCCGTTCCATGCGCTTTGCGCGAAGATCGGTTGTCATGCGTCAGGTCGATGCCGGCGGCATTGAACGAGTCCTCGCTCTGGGCCAGCCTCCGGCAGCCGGGTTCATTGAAAGCAGCTGA
- a CDS encoding tyrosine-type recombinase/integrase has product MAKPRLKPSGKWEIGLRHPSLPKGRKYFVFDTEVEAIAYAQQWKLMKHADIPPPAELTTPTSPGDGVRLARILGEWSDSGFAAPTQLLTLKTLTREVGSVRFSEANYKWLTGYLRFLKVEKNLSPTSIKHRIQALSRAIDEYLRHNVSVRIGNPVKLLPKGYSTYSDVDAQMVKAKGGKVKVSEARDRRLLPGEHEKIVAVLSGYERPDRARGLELKGGDALLTLYLLILNTGLRLREAYTLTRGQIDMENKVIHVKETKQWRGKISFRDVPMRPEVHRALLSYFASRPPFEHGTLLFPFLEEEGVEEGKKGLTRAGQRLSFRFRIAFEYMDIVGLHEHDLRHEATCRWLELKDADGRDMFRLEELNKIMGWKPGSMMAQRYASFRGVDLAQRLWSVPEAVEASAAAA; this is encoded by the coding sequence ATGGCAAAACCTCGACTGAAACCATCCGGGAAGTGGGAAATCGGGCTGCGGCACCCATCGCTCCCGAAGGGGCGCAAATACTTCGTCTTCGACACCGAGGTCGAGGCCATTGCCTACGCCCAGCAGTGGAAGCTGATGAAGCATGCGGACATCCCGCCGCCGGCAGAGCTGACCACCCCTACGTCCCCCGGCGACGGCGTGCGCTTGGCACGCATCCTTGGCGAGTGGTCGGACAGCGGTTTCGCGGCGCCTACGCAGCTTCTCACGCTCAAGACGCTGACGCGCGAAGTTGGGTCGGTGCGATTCTCGGAGGCCAACTACAAGTGGCTGACCGGCTATCTCCGATTCCTGAAGGTGGAAAAGAACTTGTCGCCCACGTCCATCAAGCACCGTATTCAGGCTCTGAGCCGGGCCATTGACGAGTACCTGCGTCACAACGTGAGCGTCAGGATCGGCAACCCGGTGAAGCTGCTGCCCAAGGGCTACTCGACCTATTCCGACGTCGATGCCCAGATGGTGAAAGCCAAGGGTGGCAAGGTAAAGGTGAGCGAGGCACGCGATAGGCGCTTGCTGCCAGGGGAGCACGAGAAGATTGTGGCGGTGTTGTCGGGCTATGAGAGGCCGGATCGTGCGCGCGGTCTGGAACTCAAGGGCGGCGACGCGCTGCTGACCTTGTACTTGTTGATCCTGAACACTGGACTGAGGCTCAGAGAGGCCTACACGTTGACCAGGGGCCAGATTGACATGGAGAACAAGGTGATCCATGTCAAGGAGACAAAGCAGTGGCGGGGAAAGATTTCCTTTCGGGATGTGCCGATGCGCCCCGAAGTGCATCGGGCGCTTCTCTCTTACTTTGCGAGCCGGCCACCGTTTGAACACGGCACGCTGCTCTTCCCGTTCCTCGAAGAGGAAGGAGTGGAGGAAGGAAAAAAGGGCTTGACGCGCGCTGGACAGCGACTGTCATTCCGTTTCAGGATCGCTTTCGAGTACATGGACATTGTTGGACTCCACGAACACGACCTGAGGCACGAAGCGACCTGCCGGTGGCTGGAGCTGAAAGACGCAGACGGACGCGATATGTTCCGTCTGGAAGAGTTGAACAAGATCATGGGATGGAAGCCGGGTTCGATGATGGCCCAGCGCTATGCCAGCTTCAGGGGCGTGGACCTTGCACAAAGGCTTTGGTCGGTACCGGAAGCGGTGGAGGCGTCTGCCGCCGCGGCCTGA
- a CDS encoding helix-turn-helix domain-containing protein produces the protein MSHTSQRLLIKRLTDETINAEQCAELLHCTEQRIEELTRSGELPGMKFGRGWIYVKADLLAYIADRARKEAEDRRQDLNARKSIPRLDTPIRPRRQTPPPLPVPTKAFVQGPRP, from the coding sequence ATGAGCCACACCAGTCAACGGCTACTGATCAAGCGTTTGACCGACGAAACGATCAACGCCGAACAGTGCGCTGAACTTCTGCACTGCACCGAGCAGCGAATAGAGGAACTGACCCGTAGCGGCGAACTCCCGGGAATGAAATTCGGTCGCGGCTGGATTTACGTGAAGGCCGACCTGCTGGCCTACATTGCCGACCGCGCCCGGAAAGAGGCAGAAGATCGGCGCCAAGATCTCAACGCAAGAAAGTCGATCCCACGCCTGGACACACCGATCAGGCCGCGGCGGCAGACGCCTCCACCGCTTCCGGTACCGACCAAAGCCTTTGTGCAAGGTCCACGCCCCTGA
- a CDS encoding HU family DNA-binding protein, producing the protein MNRAQLVEILAAKNDLSKAAANAVLDTLIETVQTAVKKGDSVQLVGFGTFKSAKRAARIGKNPSTGAALKIPASTVPKFVAGAKFKAVVDPKAAKRKAEKAGK; encoded by the coding sequence ATGAATCGTGCCCAACTCGTTGAAATCCTGGCTGCAAAGAACGATCTATCGAAGGCTGCCGCCAATGCCGTGCTCGACACGCTGATCGAGACCGTGCAGACCGCCGTGAAGAAGGGTGATTCCGTGCAGTTGGTCGGCTTCGGCACCTTCAAATCTGCCAAGCGTGCTGCGCGAATCGGCAAGAACCCTTCCACGGGCGCTGCGCTGAAGATCCCCGCATCGACGGTGCCCAAGTTCGTGGCTGGCGCGAAGTTCAAGGCTGTGGTGGACCCCAAGGCCGCGAAGCGCAAGGCCGAGAAGGCTGGTAAGTAA
- a CDS encoding helix-turn-helix domain-containing protein — translation MTAQRSEIAALKRDVKALTLQLKAVLKAVARQDGAGKAAAPEGTDAPARHGRRFKFDARALAAKREQLGISQQAMAALLEASMLSVSRWESGKVTPRAAQLERIQTVLKIGKREAKAKLQG, via the coding sequence GTGACCGCCCAGCGCTCCGAGATCGCGGCGCTCAAGCGGGATGTCAAGGCGCTGACCTTGCAGTTGAAGGCTGTGCTCAAGGCAGTGGCCCGCCAGGATGGCGCTGGCAAAGCCGCGGCGCCCGAGGGCACTGATGCGCCGGCACGTCACGGGCGCCGTTTCAAGTTCGATGCCCGGGCGCTGGCTGCCAAGCGGGAGCAACTGGGAATCTCCCAGCAGGCCATGGCGGCCCTGCTGGAGGCTTCCATGCTGTCGGTGAGCCGGTGGGAGAGCGGCAAGGTCACGCCGCGTGCGGCGCAACTGGAACGCATCCAGACCGTGCTGAAGATCGGCAAGCGCGAGGCAAAGGCCAAGCTGCAGGGCTGA
- a CDS encoding DUF2958 domain-containing protein, with translation MNCAFITDEQRALLLANGQQSIETSDFDPAPVVKLFTPDAGATWLLTEIDPDDHDHAFGLCDLGLGMPELGWVSLQELATVRGQLGLPIERDLHFRAEKRLSAYARDARLAGRIVV, from the coding sequence ATGAACTGCGCATTCATCACCGACGAGCAGCGCGCGCTGCTGCTGGCCAACGGCCAGCAATCCATCGAAACCTCGGACTTCGATCCGGCCCCCGTGGTCAAGCTGTTCACGCCGGATGCCGGCGCGACCTGGCTGTTGACCGAGATCGACCCGGACGACCATGACCATGCTTTCGGTCTGTGCGATCTGGGCCTGGGGATGCCCGAGCTGGGCTGGGTCAGCCTGCAGGAGCTGGCGACCGTGCGCGGGCAGCTGGGGTTGCCGATCGAACGCGATCTGCACTTCCGCGCGGAGAAGCGCCTGAGCGCCTACGCGCGCGATGCGCGGCTGGCGGGGCGGATCGTCGTCTGA
- a CDS encoding DUF932 domain-containing protein gives MLASRFANHSPALRSDYPLSDDQIRRVAPSIFADAPHESRSERYSYIPTATVLTELRKEGFQPFMVCQTRVRNEGRREHTKHLLRLRHASQINGAEANEIVLLNSHDGTSSYQMLAGQFRFICANGLVCGDTFADVRVPHKGDVASQVIEGAFEVLRGFDRVKESRDLMRGITLDDGESEVFARAALALKYDDPDKPAPVTESQILMPRRFEDRRPDLWSVFNRTQENLTKGGLHGRAANGRRQQTRPVQGIDSDIRLNRALWLLADGMRQLKA, from the coding sequence ATGCTCGCATCCCGTTTCGCAAACCACTCCCCAGCACTGCGTTCCGACTATCCCCTGTCGGACGACCAAATCCGGCGCGTGGCCCCGTCCATCTTCGCGGACGCCCCGCATGAAAGCCGTTCCGAGCGGTATAGCTACATCCCGACCGCCACGGTCTTGACCGAGCTGCGCAAGGAGGGGTTTCAGCCGTTCATGGTGTGCCAAACCCGCGTGCGCAATGAGGGGCGGCGTGAGCACACGAAACACCTATTGCGCCTGCGCCATGCCAGCCAGATCAACGGCGCGGAAGCCAATGAAATCGTGCTGCTGAACTCGCACGATGGCACCAGCAGCTATCAGATGCTGGCCGGGCAGTTCAGATTTATCTGTGCCAATGGGCTTGTCTGCGGTGACACCTTTGCAGACGTGCGCGTGCCCCACAAAGGCGACGTGGCGAGCCAAGTCATCGAGGGCGCTTTCGAGGTGCTGCGCGGTTTTGACCGCGTGAAGGAGTCGCGTGATCTGATGCGCGGCATCACCTTGGACGATGGCGAATCCGAGGTGTTTGCCCGCGCTGCGCTGGCCCTCAAGTACGACGACCCGGACAAGCCCGCGCCCGTCACCGAATCTCAGATTCTGATGCCGCGCCGTTTCGAGGATCGCCGCCCGGATTTGTGGTCTGTCTTTAACCGCACGCAGGAAAACCTCACAAAAGGCGGATTGCATGGCCGCGCCGCCAATGGCCGCAGGCAGCAAACCCGCCCCGTGCAGGGCATCGATTCTGATATTCGCCTCAATCGCGCCCTGTGGCTGCTGGCCGATGGCATGCGCCAGCTCAAGGCCTGA